A region from the Riemerella anatipestifer genome encodes:
- the nuoK gene encoding NADH-quinone oxidoreductase subunit NuoK produces the protein MEMNSFVQNIPLDYYVVLSTFLFCLGVLGVLLRKNAIVILGCVELMLNSVNLLLVAFSTYYGDAHGQMLVFFIMVVAAAEVAVGLAIITMMYRNIKSVDISILNKLKG, from the coding sequence ATGGAAATGAATTCTTTTGTACAGAACATTCCTTTGGATTATTATGTAGTTTTATCTACATTTTTATTCTGTTTGGGTGTTTTGGGTGTTTTGTTAAGAAAAAATGCCATTGTTATTTTGGGATGCGTAGAGCTTATGCTTAATTCTGTAAATCTATTATTAGTAGCATTTTCTACCTATTACGGAGATGCTCATGGGCAGATGTTAGTATTTTTCATTATGGTGGTAGCTGCGGCAGAAGTAGCTGTGGGACTGGCTATTATTACTATGATGTACCGAAATATAAAATCAGTAGATATTAGTATTTTAAATAAATTAAAAGGATAA
- a CDS encoding NADH-quinone oxidoreductase subunit J family protein: MEQIVFYIISGLAVISAIYFVAAKNPLYSILSLVITFFSIAGLYILLNAQFLGIVQIIVYAGAIMVLFLYVLMMLNLKEKDEGKKNNLMKFAGIFSAGLLLVGFLGALRGYVGNELPVTEITEGVGLTKNLGRLLFNEYVLPFELASILILSGIVGAVLIGKKDL; encoded by the coding sequence ATGGAGCAGATTGTTTTTTATATTATTTCAGGTTTAGCGGTTATTAGTGCTATTTATTTTGTAGCAGCTAAAAATCCGTTGTATAGCATATTGTCTTTAGTAATTACATTTTTTTCTATAGCAGGATTGTATATATTACTTAATGCCCAATTTTTGGGAATTGTGCAGATTATAGTATATGCAGGAGCTATTATGGTTTTATTCTTATATGTGCTTATGATGCTTAATCTAAAGGAGAAAGACGAAGGCAAAAAGAATAACCTAATGAAATTTGCAGGAATTTTCTCTGCAGGACTTCTTTTAGTGGGTTTTTTAGGAGCTTTAAGAGGTTATGTAGGAAATGAATTGCCTGTAACTGAGATTACAGAAGGTGTAGGGCTTACCAAAAATTTGGGAAGATTATTGTTTAATGAATATGTATTGCCGTTTGAGTTGGCTTCAATTTTAATTCTTTCGGGGATTGTAGGAGCGGTGCTAATTGGTAAAAAAGATTTATAA
- a CDS encoding 2Fe-2S iron-sulfur cluster-binding protein: protein MSEEVKKFKVTIDGQTTEVAPGTSILEAARQIGGKSVPPAMCYYSKLETSGGRCRTCLVEVSKGSDADPRPMPKLVASCRTTVMDGMEVKNLTSEKTQEARKAVTEFLLVNHPLDCPICDQAGECHLQDLGYEHGVENTRTEFERRTFEPEDIGPYIKLNMNRCILCARCVLAANQLTKEREHGILFRGDHAEISTYLNKALENDFIGNVIDVCPVGALTDNTSRFASRVWFTKPMNATCKCEKCSGKAVLWMKGDEVIRVTARKDEYGEVEEFICNDCRFHKKDVKYWNVEGPRHISRHSVISANHYEDSTNAYELLEDNTAKEIENSTENRNQEEEK, encoded by the coding sequence ATGAGTGAGGAAGTTAAAAAGTTTAAAGTAACTATAGATGGGCAGACTACAGAGGTTGCTCCTGGTACTAGTATTCTAGAGGCTGCTAGACAAATCGGGGGGAAGTCTGTGCCGCCTGCAATGTGCTATTATAGTAAATTGGAAACTAGTGGGGGGAGATGTCGTACTTGCTTGGTAGAGGTTTCTAAAGGCTCTGATGCTGACCCAAGACCAATGCCTAAACTTGTGGCAAGTTGTCGTACAACGGTAATGGATGGAATGGAAGTGAAAAATTTAACTTCTGAGAAAACTCAGGAGGCCAGAAAGGCAGTTACTGAGTTCCTCCTTGTCAATCACCCTTTGGATTGTCCAATTTGTGACCAAGCAGGAGAGTGTCATCTTCAAGACTTAGGCTATGAGCATGGAGTAGAAAATACAAGAACGGAGTTTGAAAGACGAACTTTTGAACCAGAAGATATAGGTCCTTATATTAAACTTAATATGAACCGCTGTATCCTATGTGCTAGATGTGTCTTAGCGGCTAATCAGCTTACTAAAGAGAGAGAGCATGGGATATTATTTAGAGGAGATCACGCCGAAATATCTACTTACCTCAATAAAGCACTGGAGAATGATTTTATAGGAAATGTGATTGATGTTTGTCCTGTAGGTGCTTTAACGGATAACACTTCTCGTTTTGCGAGTAGAGTATGGTTTACAAAACCAATGAATGCTACTTGTAAGTGCGAAAAATGTAGTGGTAAAGCAGTATTGTGGATGAAGGGTGATGAGGTTATCAGAGTAACGGCTAGAAAAGACGAATACGGTGAAGTAGAAGAATTTATTTGTAACGATTGCCGTTTTCATAAGAAAGATGTTAAGTATTGGAATGTTGAAGGTCCGAGACATATAAGCAGACATTCTGTAATTTCTGCTAATCATTACGAAGACTCAACGAATGCTTATGAACTTTTGGAGGATAATACAGCGAAGGAAATAGAAAATTCTACAGAAAATAGAAATCAAGAAGAAGAAAAATAA
- the nuoL gene encoding NADH-quinone oxidoreductase subunit L, with amino-acid sequence MENIVYAIVLFPLLGFLINGLLGKRLPKIVVGGLATAVVFVSFLLSVYIFTQFNSDSPALVVKAFEWFRVNGMQVNFGFQVDQLSLMMMMIITGIGSLIHLYSIGYMSHDEGFYKFFTYLNLFIFSMLLLVMGSNYLILFIGWEGVGLCSYLLIGFWYKNQEYGKAARKAFIMNRIGDLGLLIGIFMLASEVNAVDYLSVAQNSSKFAIDSPVVIFITLSLFVGAVGKSAQLPLFTWLPDAMAGPTPVSALIHAATMVTAGIYLVVRSNFLYSLAPTTLDVILYIALLTAALAAFMALRQNDIKKVLAYSTVSQLGFMFVALGVGAYTAAMFHLMTHAFFKALLFLGSGSVIHAMSGEQDMRFMGGLKKYIPITHATFLIGTLAISGMPLFSGMISKDEILVSAYAKNPIFWVILFVIAAMTATYMFRLYYLTFHGSFRGTEEQKHHLHESPLNMTLPLMVLSVLSLLGGFLNLPHFIAHGEYQTLHHWLEGLYYVYTKETVEVPFNVEMILLGLTVLMFFVVWFVVRYLYVTKNKQPKAEYTGWEKLSAQKLYIDEIYNAAVVKPVEGLGKLASMFDKGILDRLVTLVGLGSVGSGRAFKKVQNGNVENYILIMSLAIGIILIINFLVL; translated from the coding sequence ATGGAAAATATAGTTTATGCAATTGTTCTTTTTCCTTTATTAGGCTTTTTAATCAACGGATTATTAGGGAAAAGATTACCTAAAATTGTGGTAGGCGGTTTGGCTACTGCAGTGGTATTTGTTTCATTTTTACTTTCGGTTTATATCTTTACACAGTTCAATTCGGATAGCCCAGCTTTAGTGGTAAAGGCTTTTGAATGGTTCCGTGTTAATGGTATGCAGGTTAATTTTGGGTTTCAGGTAGACCAGCTTTCTTTAATGATGATGATGATCATTACAGGGATTGGTTCTTTAATCCATTTGTATTCTATTGGATATATGAGCCACGATGAGGGCTTCTATAAATTCTTTACTTATCTTAACCTGTTTATATTCTCTATGTTACTTCTAGTAATGGGAAGTAACTATTTGATTCTGTTTATCGGTTGGGAAGGTGTTGGTCTTTGTTCTTATTTATTGATTGGTTTTTGGTATAAAAATCAAGAGTATGGTAAGGCGGCTAGAAAGGCTTTCATTATGAACCGTATAGGTGATTTAGGCTTGTTGATAGGTATTTTTATGTTAGCTTCCGAAGTAAATGCGGTAGATTATCTAAGTGTAGCTCAAAACTCATCTAAATTTGCTATTGATAGCCCAGTGGTTATCTTCATCACATTGAGTTTATTTGTAGGAGCGGTAGGTAAATCAGCACAATTGCCACTATTTACATGGTTACCAGATGCCATGGCAGGGCCTACTCCAGTGTCTGCCCTTATCCACGCAGCTACGATGGTTACAGCGGGGATTTATTTGGTAGTTCGTTCTAACTTCTTATATTCTTTAGCACCTACAACATTAGATGTTATCTTGTATATAGCATTGCTTACAGCAGCTTTAGCAGCGTTTATGGCATTAAGACAAAACGACATTAAAAAGGTATTGGCTTACTCTACAGTATCTCAGCTAGGGTTTATGTTTGTAGCTTTGGGAGTAGGAGCTTATACAGCGGCTATGTTCCATTTGATGACACACGCTTTCTTCAAGGCATTACTATTCTTAGGTTCGGGTTCCGTAATCCACGCGATGAGTGGAGAGCAAGATATGAGATTTATGGGAGGACTTAAAAAGTATATTCCTATAACTCACGCTACTTTTCTTATAGGTACATTGGCTATATCGGGAATGCCGTTATTTTCAGGTATGATTTCTAAAGATGAAATATTGGTGTCTGCGTATGCTAAAAATCCGATATTTTGGGTAATTCTTTTCGTAATAGCAGCTATGACGGCTACTTATATGTTTAGATTGTATTACCTTACTTTTCACGGTTCTTTCAGAGGAACGGAGGAGCAAAAACATCATCTCCACGAAAGTCCACTTAATATGACTTTACCATTGATGGTTTTATCAGTGCTGTCTTTGCTGGGAGGTTTCTTAAATCTGCCTCATTTTATAGCTCACGGAGAATACCAAACTTTACACCATTGGTTAGAAGGGTTGTATTATGTTTACACAAAGGAAACGGTTGAAGTTCCATTTAATGTAGAAATGATTTTACTAGGGCTTACAGTACTAATGTTCTTTGTAGTTTGGTTTGTGGTTAGATATCTGTATGTTACTAAAAACAAACAGCCTAAAGCTGAATATACAGGTTGGGAAAAACTGTCTGCTCAAAAATTGTATATAGACGAAATTTACAATGCTGCTGTGGTAAAACCAGTAGAAGGTTTGGGTAAATTGGCTTCTATGTTTGATAAAGGAATTTTAGACCGTTTAGTAACACTTGTAGGTTTAGGTTCGGTAGGTTCAGGTAGAGCATTCAAAAAAGTTCAGAATGGAAATGTAGAAAACTACATTTTAATTATGTCTTTGGCGATAGGTATTATTTTAATTATTAACTTTTTAGTTCTATAA
- the nuoH gene encoding NADH-quinone oxidoreductase subunit NuoH, translating to MDLLIFKTILVISLFILSLTVAAYSTWAERKVAALMQDRIGPNRTGPLGLLQPLADGGKFFFKEDFIPKNSEKFLFILGPGLVMFISLITGAVIPWGKSLNIGGESFSLQVANIDVGVLYLIGMVSVGVYGIMIGGWASNNKYSLIGAIRASSQMISYELAMGLALLSIIMMAGSLDLRVITEAQGTGKLWGIIPVGSGMNWNIFYQPVAFLVFLVAALAECNRHPFDLPECEAELVAGFMTEYSAMKLGLYMFGEYVNMFISNALMVVLFFGGYNYPGIEWVTTTYGENVAGILSIVAFLSKTFFGIFLFMWIRWTLPRFRYDQLMHLGWKTLIPLALVNLFITGAVILAFGS from the coding sequence ATGGATTTATTGATTTTTAAAACGATATTAGTAATCTCTCTTTTTATTCTGTCTCTTACGGTAGCAGCTTATTCTACTTGGGCAGAAAGAAAGGTGGCTGCGTTGATGCAAGACCGCATTGGTCCTAATAGGACTGGTCCATTGGGATTATTACAGCCTTTGGCTGACGGTGGTAAATTTTTCTTTAAGGAAGATTTTATTCCTAAAAATTCAGAGAAGTTTTTATTTATTTTAGGTCCTGGTTTAGTGATGTTTATATCACTTATTACAGGAGCGGTTATCCCTTGGGGGAAAAGCCTTAACATAGGTGGAGAATCGTTTAGTTTACAAGTAGCTAACATAGATGTTGGGGTGCTTTACCTTATAGGTATGGTGTCTGTGGGAGTTTATGGTATTATGATAGGTGGTTGGGCTTCTAACAATAAATATTCTCTTATAGGTGCTATTCGTGCGTCTTCTCAGATGATATCTTATGAATTGGCTATGGGATTAGCATTATTGTCTATCATTATGATGGCAGGTTCATTAGATTTAAGAGTAATCACAGAAGCACAAGGCACAGGCAAACTATGGGGTATAATTCCTGTAGGCTCTGGAATGAATTGGAATATTTTTTATCAACCAGTAGCCTTCTTAGTTTTCTTGGTAGCTGCATTGGCAGAGTGTAACCGACATCCGTTCGACTTACCAGAATGTGAGGCTGAACTTGTGGCTGGTTTTATGACAGAGTATTCTGCGATGAAGCTAGGATTATATATGTTTGGAGAGTATGTTAATATGTTTATCTCCAATGCTTTAATGGTGGTTTTATTCTTTGGTGGTTACAACTATCCAGGGATAGAATGGGTAACAACTACCTATGGTGAAAATGTAGCCGGAATTTTAAGTATTGTTGCGTTTTTGAGCAAAACATTCTTCGGTATCTTCTTGTTTATGTGGATTAGATGGACGCTTCCTCGTTTCCGTTACGACCAATTGATGCACCTTGGTTGGAAGACTTTAATCCCATTAGCATTAGTTAATTTATTTATAACAGGAGCGGTAATATTAGCATTTGGAAGTTAA
- a CDS encoding NuoI/complex I 23 kDa subunit family protein: protein MKLTNRSKVVSNKKMTLAEKAYLPAIIKGMSITLKHFFKKDRTIQYPEQEKPRAKVWRGRHVLKRDDEGRERCTACGLCAVACPAEAITMTSAERTKEEKHLYREEKYASTYEINMLRCIFCGLCEEACPKSAIYLTDRLVDVESNRGSFVYGKDKLVEDMNNRIDISERQKKSY from the coding sequence ATGAAATTAACAAATAGATCAAAAGTAGTTTCTAATAAAAAGATGACTTTGGCGGAAAAGGCTTATCTCCCTGCTATAATTAAGGGTATGAGCATTACACTAAAGCATTTTTTTAAGAAAGATAGAACGATACAATATCCAGAACAGGAAAAGCCAAGGGCTAAAGTATGGCGTGGGAGACATGTTCTTAAAAGAGATGATGAAGGGAGAGAAAGATGTACCGCTTGCGGACTTTGTGCGGTTGCTTGCCCTGCGGAAGCCATTACGATGACTTCGGCTGAAAGAACTAAGGAAGAAAAACATCTTTATAGAGAAGAAAAATATGCTTCTACCTACGAAATTAATATGTTGAGGTGTATTTTCTGCGGATTGTGTGAGGAGGCTTGTCCTAAATCAGCGATTTATCTTACAGATAGATTAGTAGATGTAGAGTCTAACCGTGGTTCTTTTGTCTATGGAAAAGACAAACTAGTGGAGGATATGAACAATAGAATAGATATTAGTGAAAGACAAAAGAAATCTTATTAA